ATCGTGGTCAGCCGTTTCAACGAACTCATCAGCAAGCAGTTGCTGGACGGGGCCCTGGATTGCCTCCGCCGCCATGGCGCCAGGGACGAGGATATCCACGTGGCCTGGGTGCCCGGCTCCTTTGAGATCCCTTTGGCAGCGCAAACCATGGCTTCCAGCCGTCGCTACCACGCCGTCATCTGCCTTGGGGCTGTGATCCGTGGCGATACACCTCACCACGGCTACATCGCCACCGAGGTGACGAAGGGGATCGCCCAGGTGAGCCTGCAGACGGGGGTTCCAGTTGCCTACGGCGTGATCACGCCTGATACCCTGGAGCAGGCTCTGGAGAGGGCCGGTACCAAGGCCGGGAACAAGGGATGGCAGGCTGCCCTCAGCGCCATTGAGATGGCAAACCTCCTCGAGCGGATGACCGAAGGGGATCGTTGATTCGCGCGATAACGGACCGAGCCCCCGACACCCTCCGCAAGGGACGAACGGATCACCGAACGCTTTGGAACCGGAAATGACACGAAGGCGGAGCCACCTGCGGGGTACCGTATTTACTGCGTGCGGGGTCCTGTGGGCTTTTTCCTGGGCGCAGGCGCAGTTTTGGCAGTGGCGCTCGTGGACGTGCAGCCGGGAGGTGCGCTCGCTCGCCGTGGATTCGACCGGGATTTGGGCAGCGACCTCTGGGGGACTCCTTTACGTTGACGCACGGTCGCTCGAGATTGCCAAGTTTACAAACACGGAAGGCCTACCGACCAACGACCTGACGGCTGTCGCCGTCGACCGGCGCGGGCATGTCTGGGTAGGCCACGCCAATGGCTACCTTACGGACCTGGATCCGCGCACACACCAGATTCGAATCGTGAAAGACTACGGCGGCTGGCAGATCAACGACCTTGCGGTCAAAGGTGACTCCCTGTACGTGGGATTGAGCCTCGGAGTGAGCCTATACCTCATCAACCGCAATGAGGTCAAAGAAACCTACCGGAATCTCGGCCGAAGATTCCCTGTTGAGATCGCCGCCCGCTGCCTTGCCATCGTTCAAGATACGATCTGGGTGGGCACCGACTTTGGCATCGCCGCGGCGGACTTGCGTTCTCGCAATCTGCAAGCACCGGATCTCTGGACGAATATCACGTCTGCAGA
The sequence above is drawn from the candidate division KSB1 bacterium genome and encodes:
- the ribE gene encoding 6,7-dimethyl-8-ribityllumazine synthase, with product IVVSRFNELISKQLLDGALDCLRRHGARDEDIHVAWVPGSFEIPLAAQTMASSRRYHAVICLGAVIRGDTPHHGYIATEVTKGIAQVSLQTGVPVAYGVITPDTLEQALERAGTKAGNKGWQAALSAIEMANLLERMTEGDR